TGCAGGCGTCGTTCCTCGACCCGGGGGTGGCGATCGACTCGCTGCCGGCGATCCTGCGCGGGCTGTGGCTGAACGTCCGGTTGCTGGTCGCCTGCGCGATCGGCGCGCTGCTGCTCGGCCTGCTGATCGCGGTGCTGCGGACCACCAAGGGCGCGGTGCTGTTCCCGCTGCGCGCGCTGGCCACCGCGTACACGTACACGCTGCGCGGCATGCCTTTGATCATCGGGTTGTACCTGCTGACCTTCGGCGTGCCGGGACTGCGCCTGCAGGGCACGCCGAGCGTGCTGGTGCTGGGCGCGATCGCGCTGATCATCACGTACGCGGGTTACCTCGCCGAGGTGTTCCGGGCCGGCATCGAGAGCATCCACCCGAGCCAGTGGTCGGCGGCCCGGTCGCTCGGGCTGACCTACCGGCAGACGATGCGGCACGTGGTGCTGCCGCAGGCGGTGCGGCGGGTGGCGCCGCCGCTGCTCAACGACATGGTGGCACTGCAGAAGGACGTGGGTCTGGTGTCGGTGGCCGGGCTGGTCGACGCGGTGCGGGCCGCGCAGATCGAGACCGCGAACGCGTTCAACTTCACGCCGTACGTGGTCGCGGCCGTGCTGTTCGTGCTGCTGGCGATCCCGCTGATCGCGGTGACGGACCTGGTGACGCTGCGCGCGGCGCGGCGGCAGAACGCGGGCGGGCGGTGACGATGGCACGCGACGACGGCGACGAGCTGAGCTTCGGCGAGCAGCTGGAGCGGGACCGGCTCGACCAGACCCCGGAGCGCACCGACGAGACCCGGGTGGCGGACTTCGACGCGGCCCGGCAGCGACGCGAGCGGGCCCGGGAGCGGGCGTTGCGCCGATCGACCGGCGCGTTCCCGGCCGTGCCGGACAACCCGCCGGAGCCGTCCGAGGGTACGGACGGGAGCCTCTACGACGCGCCCACGCCGAACAGCCGGGGCCGGCGCCGCAGCGAGCGCCAGGGTGACGAGACGGAGTCCCCGTCCGGCGGGTACGCCCGGTTCGCGACGCGCGACGAGGGTTCATCGGTTGCCTCCGGCCAGGACGGTGCCGACCCGTACCGTCGCATGCCCGTCGAGGAGAGCACCGCGGAACGGGACACGCGGCTGGTGGACGAGCGGCCGCGCCGGTCGCGGCATGCGGCGGAGCCGGGTGACGAGCCGTCGGCGCGGCGCGGCCGGCGCGTGCGGGACGACGTGAGCGACACCGCGGCCGGGCTGGTCCAGGCGATCCGGACGGCGGGCCAGGAGGCGGACTACGTGCCGGTGCCGACACAGCCGGCGCTGTCCTGCTCGGGACTGCGCAAGTCGTTCCGCGGCGGCCTGGTGTTGCAGGACCTCGACCTGGACGTGGCCGAGCACGAGGTGGTGGTGCTGATCGGCGCGTCCGGCTCCGGCAAGTCGACGCTGCTGCGCTGCATCAACCTGCTCGAGGAGATCGACGACGGCACGATCCTGCTGGACGGCGAGCACATCACCGATCCCCGGACCAACCCGGACACCGTACGCCGGAAGATCGGCATGGTGTTCCAGTCCTACAACCTGTTCCCGCACATGACCGTGCTGCAGAACATCACGCTCGCGCCGGAACGCGTGCACCGGCGCCGCCGCGCCGAGGTGGAGGCGGAGGCGCGCACCTGGCTGGAGCGCGTCGGCCTGGGCGACAAGGCGCGGGAGTACCCGGACCGGCTCTCCGGCGGTCAGCAGCAACGCGTCGCGATCGTCCGCGCGCTGGTCAACTCGCCGCGGCTGCTGCTGCTCGACGAGGTCACGTCCGCGCTCGACCCGGAGCTGGTCGGCGAGGTCCTCACGATGATCAAGGACCTGAAGACCGAGGGCATGACGATGATCCTGGCCACGCACGAGATGGCGTTCGCCCGGCAGGTCGCGGACCGGGTGTGCTTCCTGGACGGCGGCCGGATCCTCGAACAGGGCCCGCCGGAGCAGGTCTTCGGCGCCCCCCAGCACCCCCGCACCCGCCAGTTCCTCCGCCGGATCATCGAGGCCGGACGCCTCTAGGGACCGGCGGAGCCGGCAGGCCCCGGGACCGGTCCGCGCGCGACGGCCGGTGACCGCCGCACGCGGACCGGCTCAGCGGGGCTCGGCGTACGAGCCGTTGCAGAACGTCGACGGGCCCGGGCCGTTGTTCCTCTTCTCCTCCTCGCCGTCGATGGTGATGTCGCACGTCACGATCGGCAGTGTGGTGAAGGAGGCGGGGGCGGAGGCGGAGGCGTCCAGGGTGATCGACATCGGCTGGCCGAACGCGGGGAACAGGATCTTTCTCGTCCAGGGCAGGTCGACCTTCTCCTCCACCACCTCGACGGCGATCGGGTCGACGTAGCCGATGGTCGCCTGCTCGGTGTTCGTGCCGTTGACGGACAGCACCATCTCGTGCGGCTTGCCGGTCGCGACCCGGCCGACGTCGGGCATCCGCTCCAGCGCCCGGCCGGCCAGCGTGGCCGTCGCCGCGCGCGGGTCGAAGCCGGTGTCGTCGTGCATGCGGCCGACGCGCATGCCGAAGATCAGCGAGCCCCGGCGGACGAACAGCTGCGGGTCGGTGCCGCTGACGGTGAACCAGCTCTGGTCCGCGCCCGGGACGTGGTTCTCGGCGATCGGGGCGGTGTCCTGCTGGTGCAGCAGCCACTGGAAGTACAGGTCCGCCGACACCGGGTCCGGCTGCAGGTTGAGCCAGAAGAAGTGGCTGCCCAGCGCGTGGCACCGGACGGCGTTCGGGCTGACGTCCGGAGCCTTCTCACGCGTCTCCCAGCGCAGCACGTCGACGCCCTCGGCCAGGAAGTCGTCCGGCGTCAGCACGTCGCACATCGCCTCGGTGAGCGTGCCGTCGACGGGCTGCGGCCAGGCCGTCGGAGTGGTCCCCGCCGCGCCGCCGCCGTCGCCGCCACCGGTGCCGCCGCAGGCGGTCAGGCACAGCGCCGCGGCGAGCGCGGCGATCAGCCGCCGTGGTCGATCGGACGTGCTCATGGTTCTCCCTCGCCGGTCGTGCGGAACGGTCCCGACAAGCAAAGGCCATCGTGGACCCGGACCGGCGCGTTCCCGGACCAGATCGGACGACCCGGCACGTTCCGCCTGCTCAGCGCGCGTCGTGCCGGAGCCCGGCACCGGAGCGGCCCGGACGGTCCGGACGGTCCGGACGGTCCGGAGGGTCCTTGCGGAGGATCAGTGCGGAGCGAAGCGGTCGATCAGCAGGGCCAGCCGCCGGGCGTGGCGGTCCCGGGGCAGCCGGCCGCCGCGGGTCAGCGCCACCAGCCCGTGCAGTCCGGCCCAGAGCACCTCGGTCCGGACGTCGAGGTCGTCGTCGTCGCCGGCCGCCCGCACGGCCTCGCGCAGCTCGCCGAACGCGTCCCGGAGCGCGGCCGGCGCGTCCGGCCCGCCGAACGTCAGCTCGGCCGTCTCGGTGAACATCGCCTCGTACAGCGTCGGCCGCGTCTCGGCGAACCGTGCGTACGCCTCCGCGGTCGCGGCCAGCGCGGCGCGCGGGCCGGCCGCCGCGGTCCGGGCGGCCCGCAGCTCGGCGGCCAACTCGGCGAAGCCCTCGACCGCGACCGCCGCCATGATCGCGCCCTTGCCGCGGAAGTGGCTGTAGAGGACCGGCTGGCTGTACTCGATCCGGTCGGCGAGCCGGCGCGTGGTGACGGCGTCCCAGCCCTCGGCCTCGGCGAGTTCCCGGGCGACGCCGATGATCAGTCGCTCCCGGTCCACGCGTTCGCGTTCCCGGCGCTCTCGGATTGACATGACAGAAATCCTAGCAGCGCTAGCCGTTCGGTGGCGCGAGGTGTTAGCGTCGCTCTCACATCTAGCGCTGCTAGCAAGGAGTCGTCATGCTCACCGTGGTCGCCTACGGCCTCGCCGTCCTGCTCAACGTCTTCATCATCGTGATCGGCGTCCGGTTCCTGGCCGCGCCGGTGGCGGCCGCGGCCGGCTACGGCGTGCCCGCGGACCCGCGGGCGGCCGGCGCCTACCTGTCGGTCAAGGGCGTCCGCGACATCACCGTCGGCCTGATCGGCCTGGCCCTCCTGACGTTCGCGGGCGCGCCGGCCGCGGCCTGGTTCATGCTGGTCGTCGTGCTGGTGCCGCTCGGCGACACGCTCATCGTCCTGCGTCACGGCGGCACCCGCGCCACCGCCTTCGGCGTCCACCTCAGCACCGCGGTCATCGTGGCGATCAGCGCGTCACTGCTGTTCACCCAGTGACGCGGCGCGTGCGCCTCACACGCGGCGCGTGCGCCTCACACGCGGCGCGTGCGCCTCACACGCGGCGCGTGCGCCTCACACTCGGCGCGTGCGCCTCACCGGTACGGCGCGTCCGCCCCGGGGAGCCACAGGCTCGGCTGGGAGTCGCGGCAGCCCGCGCCCGCGCCCGGCTCCCATGGGAAGCGGCCCGCGCCGTCCGGCCAGACGATCTGCGTGATCGGCACCGGCGTTCCCCGGTAGAAGCCGAGGCCCGCGTCGAAGAGGCCGCGGCACCGGTCCGGCCGGGCCGCGCGGACGACCACGTCGTACCCGGTCAGGACGTCGTCCCGGCGTTCGCCGTCGAGCAGGGTGTCGCCGTCGCGGAGCAGGTTGCCGACCAGGTCGGCGATCCGCGTCCCGAGCCGGGCGGGCAGCCCGAACACGCAGATCTCGGTGGCGCGGAACGTGTGCCACAGCCCGGTGGAGTAGGCCGGGCCCCCGGTGACGGCGGTGACCGTCCAGCCGTACCGGCGGATCCTGGCGGCCGTCGTGCGGTCCCGGGTGTCCCAGGCGTCCTCGGGATATCCGGGCGGGGCGGCGCACAGCAGGCAGCGACAGGATTGATCATCCACGCGGTGAGGGTAGCGGCGGCGTACCCCTGACAGGTTCGTGGCTCTGGGCTTTTGTCACACTCGGGGCATGA
This genomic window from Catenuloplanes niger contains:
- a CDS encoding amino acid ABC transporter permease, translated to MTAEVHTPSEIQRARVAYRRKQSIRSVIISAVSTAVVGVLVVVLVTGSPGWPRVQASFLDPGVAIDSLPAILRGLWLNVRLLVACAIGALLLGLLIAVLRTTKGAVLFPLRALATAYTYTLRGMPLIIGLYLLTFGVPGLRLQGTPSVLVLGAIALIITYAGYLAEVFRAGIESIHPSQWSAARSLGLTYRQTMRHVVLPQAVRRVAPPLLNDMVALQKDVGLVSVAGLVDAVRAAQIETANAFNFTPYVVAAVLFVLLAIPLIAVTDLVTLRAARRQNAGGR
- a CDS encoding amino acid ABC transporter ATP-binding protein, translating into MSCSGLRKSFRGGLVLQDLDLDVAEHEVVVLIGASGSGKSTLLRCINLLEEIDDGTILLDGEHITDPRTNPDTVRRKIGMVFQSYNLFPHMTVLQNITLAPERVHRRRRAEVEAEARTWLERVGLGDKAREYPDRLSGGQQQRVAIVRALVNSPRLLLLDEVTSALDPELVGEVLTMIKDLKTEGMTMILATHEMAFARQVADRVCFLDGGRILEQGPPEQVFGAPQHPRTRQFLRRIIEAGRL
- a CDS encoding TetR/AcrR family transcriptional regulator, encoding MSIRERRERERVDRERLIIGVARELAEAEGWDAVTTRRLADRIEYSQPVLYSHFRGKGAIMAAVAVEGFAELAAELRAARTAAAGPRAALAATAEAYARFAETRPTLYEAMFTETAELTFGGPDAPAALRDAFGELREAVRAAGDDDDLDVRTEVLWAGLHGLVALTRGGRLPRDRHARRLALLIDRFAPH
- a CDS encoding DUF4267 domain-containing protein, encoding MLTVVAYGLAVLLNVFIIVIGVRFLAAPVAAAAGYGVPADPRAAGAYLSVKGVRDITVGLIGLALLTFAGAPAAAWFMLVVVLVPLGDTLIVLRHGGTRATAFGVHLSTAVIVAISASLLFTQ
- a CDS encoding DUF4262 domain-containing protein; its protein translation is MDDQSCRCLLCAAPPGYPEDAWDTRDRTTAARIRRYGWTVTAVTGGPAYSTGLWHTFRATEICVFGLPARLGTRIADLVGNLLRDGDTLLDGERRDDVLTGYDVVVRAARPDRCRGLFDAGLGFYRGTPVPITQIVWPDGAGRFPWEPGAGAGCRDSQPSLWLPGADAPYR